A portion of the Paenibacillus hamazuiensis genome contains these proteins:
- a CDS encoding bifunctional metallophosphatase/5'-nucleotidase, translating to MSDLRKLVILHTNDIHSHFEQMPKIASFIDRRREAEGSDRLLVLDIGDHMDRMRMETEGTEGAVNVAVLNETGYDAVTLGNNEGLTFSSEVLAETYAGARFAAVCGNLPLAGTGELPSWLAPCRIVEKSGIRIGLIGVTAYFTEYYRLLGWDIREPFATVAELARELRPQVDVLIVMSHLGLKNDERMAEQIEGIDIILGGHTHHLLETPRLVRRTYIGAAGKYGRYVGVMELEFDMELRRISALSGCCRDIADYPPAPRIVSLIEAYGEAAMRKLSRSVATLQEPLGIDWHGESALGNLLAAGIRAWVGAEIGLVNAGQLLGGLDAGSVSEAELLRICPSPINTCRMRLRGDLILQSLEESLVPEYQDKQLLGFGFRGKILGTLCVDGMRIEYDPQAPDYRKIRSVTVGSGLLERDREYDVATIDMFTFGVGYLSLREGKDIRFFLPYFLRDVLERELQDPEAIASSRVARWHRV from the coding sequence ATGAGCGATCTGCGGAAGCTGGTTATCCTCCATACGAACGATATTCACAGCCATTTCGAGCAGATGCCGAAAATCGCCTCGTTCATCGATCGGCGCAGAGAAGCGGAAGGAAGCGACCGGCTACTCGTGCTGGATATCGGCGACCATATGGACCGGATGCGGATGGAGACGGAAGGGACGGAAGGCGCCGTCAATGTGGCGGTTTTGAACGAAACCGGCTATGACGCGGTGACGCTCGGCAACAACGAGGGGCTCACCTTTTCGAGCGAAGTGCTGGCGGAAACTTACGCCGGAGCGCGGTTCGCGGCGGTTTGCGGCAATTTGCCGCTGGCCGGGACGGGGGAGCTGCCTTCATGGCTGGCACCCTGCCGGATAGTGGAGAAATCCGGCATCCGCATCGGATTGATCGGCGTGACCGCCTATTTCACCGAATATTACCGGCTGCTCGGCTGGGACATTCGCGAGCCTTTCGCCACAGTCGCGGAGCTTGCCCGCGAGCTGCGCCCGCAGGTGGATGTGCTCATTGTGATGTCCCACCTCGGGCTGAAAAACGACGAGCGGATGGCGGAGCAGATCGAAGGGATCGACATCATCTTGGGCGGTCATACGCACCATCTGCTGGAAACCCCGCGGCTCGTCCGCCGCACGTACATCGGCGCCGCCGGCAAATACGGCCGTTACGTCGGCGTGATGGAGCTCGAGTTCGACATGGAGCTCCGCCGCATCTCCGCTTTGTCCGGCTGCTGCCGGGATATCGCGGACTACCCTCCGGCGCCGCGGATTGTATCGCTCATCGAAGCTTACGGCGAAGCCGCGATGCGGAAGCTGAGCCGCAGCGTCGCCACGCTGCAGGAGCCGCTCGGAATTGACTGGCATGGCGAATCCGCGCTCGGCAACTTGCTGGCGGCAGGCATCCGCGCATGGGTCGGCGCCGAAATCGGCCTCGTGAACGCCGGGCAGCTGCTCGGAGGGCTGGACGCCGGCAGCGTCAGCGAAGCCGAGCTGCTGCGGATTTGTCCGTCGCCGATCAATACGTGCCGCATGCGGCTGCGCGGGGACTTGATCCTGCAGTCGCTCGAGGAATCGCTTGTGCCGGAGTACCAGGATAAGCAGCTGCTTGGCTTCGGATTCCGCGGCAAAATCCTCGGTACGCTGTGCGTCGACGGCATGCGGATCGAATATGACCCGCAAGCGCCGGATTACCGCAAAATCCGCTCCGTCACGGTCGGAAGCGGGCTGCTCGAGCGGGACCGCGAATACGATGTCGCCACGATCGATATGTTTACCTTCGGCGTCGGGTACTTGTCGCTCCGTGAAGGAAAGGACATCCGCTTTTTCCTGCCGTATTTCCTTCGCGACGTGCTGGAGCGCGAACTGCAGGACCCGGAAGCGATCGCGTCCAGCCGTGTGGCCAGATGGCACCGGGTGTAG
- a CDS encoding stalk domain-containing protein → MKKSISILFMSCVIFTSIPAVNAEEKEITVYIDKKLVQFDEPATIVDGTTMVPFRPIFERLGLQVSWDENTQTVSGKKDKWSVSLTINQQQAKVNGETKILPKAAQIMNGYTFVPLRFIGEATGRNVLWDNDTKTIDIVSTLRSQTNDMLYSNGLKYEGDLKGDMKEGKGTYTYNGAVWYVGDFKSNKMEGQGKQYDPDSPQSYYEGQFVNNLPHGQGKLVFNDGSYYLGEFKEGVREGLGKIYAKNGKLWYEGTYVNDEKEGAGKSYYLDGSLLYEGNYKGGRQHGFGKIYYKGQVTYDGEFYKGKKQGKGRMYNLKASLLYEGEFFNDVPHGFGKMYDEKGRLTYEGEFKYNNETGKGKMYYENGEVYEGEVYNNKPEGLGTLTDASGKVISSGYFENGKYKAPGLDEKDEQYNIVRLKKAFQQKVIDGISSNPYGLKITEAIMFLELPTKDSLNQFQQLSEYSKKQLINSYVQEHWRSVLGVKHCYAKVIFQNTIYAEADISHQMFNDAVNLEVHAK, encoded by the coding sequence GTGAAGAAAAGTATTAGCATCCTGTTTATGTCCTGTGTCATTTTCACTTCCATTCCGGCTGTTAACGCCGAAGAGAAAGAGATTACGGTTTACATTGACAAGAAACTTGTCCAATTTGACGAACCGGCAACGATTGTCGATGGAACGACCATGGTTCCGTTTCGACCGATTTTTGAAAGGCTCGGTCTTCAAGTTTCGTGGGATGAGAATACTCAAACCGTTTCGGGCAAAAAAGACAAATGGAGCGTATCCTTGACTATCAATCAGCAGCAGGCAAAGGTGAATGGAGAAACAAAGATTTTGCCTAAAGCTGCACAAATTATGAATGGATATACGTTTGTTCCCTTGCGTTTTATCGGGGAAGCCACCGGCAGAAATGTATTGTGGGATAACGATACGAAAACGATCGACATTGTCTCCACGCTGCGTTCCCAGACGAATGACATGCTCTATTCGAATGGTTTGAAATACGAAGGCGATCTCAAGGGCGATATGAAAGAAGGCAAAGGAACATATACCTATAACGGCGCTGTTTGGTATGTCGGGGATTTTAAATCCAATAAAATGGAAGGGCAAGGCAAGCAGTATGATCCGGACAGTCCTCAATCCTATTATGAAGGACAGTTTGTAAACAATTTGCCTCATGGCCAGGGGAAATTAGTATTTAATGATGGTTCTTATTATCTCGGTGAGTTCAAAGAAGGGGTAAGAGAAGGATTGGGTAAGATTTACGCTAAAAACGGGAAGCTCTGGTATGAAGGCACTTATGTTAATGACGAAAAGGAAGGCGCGGGGAAGAGTTACTACCTTGATGGCAGTTTGCTTTATGAAGGGAATTATAAGGGGGGGCGACAGCATGGCTTTGGAAAGATCTATTACAAAGGACAAGTAACTTACGACGGGGAGTTTTACAAAGGAAAAAAGCAAGGAAAGGGGAGAATGTACAACCTGAAGGCATCGCTGTTGTATGAGGGCGAATTTTTTAATGATGTTCCTCACGGATTTGGCAAGATGTACGATGAGAAGGGCCGGCTGACTTATGAGGGAGAATTTAAGTATAACAACGAGACGGGAAAAGGAAAAATGTATTACGAGAACGGCGAAGTTTACGAGGGAGAGGTTTACAATAATAAACCGGAAGGACTGGGGACATTAACGGACGCCTCCGGAAAGGTCATCTCGAGCGGGTATTTCGAAAACGGAAAATATAAGGCACCGGGTCTGGATGAAAAAGATGAACAATATAACATCGTCCGGTTGAAAAAAGCGTTTCAACAAAAGGTCATTGATGGCATCTCTTCAAATCCATACGGTTTAAAAATCACAGAAGCGATCATGTTCCTGGAGCTTCCGACCAAGGACTCCTTAAATCAATTTCAGCAGCTGTCGGAATATTCAAAGAAGCAATTGATCAACAGCTATGTTCAGGAACATTGGAGAAGTGTTCTGGGTGTGAAGCACTGTTATGCAAAAGTGATATTCCAAAATACCATTTATGCGGAAGCGGACATTAGTCATCAAATGTTCAATGACGCGGTCAATCTTGAAGTTCATGCCAAGTGA
- a CDS encoding HD-GYP domain-containing protein, whose amino-acid sequence MRLMPIGTVRPGMRLGKRIYNEDGLTLLGERVELTESLIQRLAEHGIDFIYIDDPRTDDIMVQELLSDETRIRATAEIRNAFRKMMDDSVRRKWVSNYHLGKNFRDVLSMIIDDLSSHKDAMIMLGNIQVMDDYLYQHSLNVCIYTTMLAMSHGYSREELMTIGLGSLLHDIGKTQIPTDVLKKQGKLTREEYEIIKRHAEYGFRFLKDEPNIPLLAAHCALQHHERLDGSGYPRGLKGSDIHEYARWIGIADSYDAMTTHRVYRSAMLPHQALEVLFTGTGTLYEKQKVEIFRDKIAIYPIGVSVRINTGESGVVVDLNASMPMRPIVRILQDADGQDVAEPYEIDLSKKLHLIITDVNDINPNSL is encoded by the coding sequence ATGCGGTTAATGCCGATCGGCACAGTACGGCCCGGCATGCGGCTGGGCAAGCGGATTTACAACGAGGATGGCTTAACTTTGCTCGGCGAGCGCGTGGAGCTCACCGAAAGTCTGATCCAGCGGCTGGCTGAACACGGCATCGACTTCATATATATCGACGATCCCCGGACGGATGACATTATGGTTCAGGAGCTTCTGTCGGACGAGACGCGCATTCGCGCAACGGCGGAAATCCGGAATGCGTTCCGCAAGATGATGGACGACTCCGTCAGGCGAAAATGGGTAAGCAATTACCATCTCGGGAAAAATTTCCGCGATGTGCTGTCCATGATCATCGACGATCTGAGCAGCCATAAAGATGCAATGATCATGCTGGGCAACATTCAGGTCATGGACGACTATTTGTATCAGCATTCGCTGAATGTGTGCATTTATACGACGATGCTGGCGATGTCGCACGGATATTCCCGCGAGGAGCTGATGACGATCGGCCTCGGTTCGCTGCTGCACGATATCGGCAAGACGCAAATTCCGACCGATGTGCTGAAGAAACAAGGCAAGCTGACCCGCGAGGAATACGAGATCATCAAACGACATGCCGAGTACGGCTTTCGCTTCCTGAAGGACGAGCCGAACATTCCGCTGCTGGCGGCCCACTGCGCGCTGCAGCATCACGAGCGGCTTGACGGCTCCGGTTATCCGCGGGGCCTCAAAGGGTCGGACATTCACGAATACGCCCGCTGGATCGGAATCGCCGACTCGTATGACGCAATGACGACGCACCGGGTGTACCGCAGCGCCATGCTGCCGCACCAGGCGCTGGAAGTTTTGTTTACCGGCACGGGGACGCTGTATGAAAAGCAGAAAGTCGAGATATTCCGCGACAAAATCGCCATTTATCCGATCGGTGTGAGCGTGCGTATCAACACCGGCGAGTCCGGTGTGGTGGTCGATTTGAACGCGTCGATGCCGATGCGTCCGATCGTGCGCATTTTGCAGGATGCGGACGGTCAGGATGTGGCCGAACCGTATGAAATCGATTTATCGAAAAAGCTTCACCTGATCATAACCGATGTGAACGATATAAATCCGAATTCGCTCTAA
- a CDS encoding ThiF family adenylyltransferase: protein MERMETKPAAADRYSRQILFAPIGEKGQDALARSRVAIVGMGALGTVLANHMVRAGVGFVRLIDRDFVEASNLQRQMLYDEADAAAAAPKAIAAAERLRQANSAVTIEPIVQDVNATNAEQLLGDVDLILDGSDNFSVRFLINDVSVKRRIPWIYGGAVSSRGVSMTVVPGETPCLRCMFGQAPAQGTTETCDTAGVIGAIIHVVASHQAAEALKLLVGDKAHLNRKMMHWDLWYNQFSAVDVSGARKPACPACGEHRYDYLDAEIEGETIQSLCGRNSVQIHPVQPVRLPLAEWAEKLKPLGTVELNPFLLKFHVSDEMKLVLFPDGRCIVQGTDDITAAKSLYSRYVGM from the coding sequence ATGGAGAGGATGGAAACCAAACCGGCTGCCGCCGACAGATATTCCCGGCAAATTTTGTTCGCCCCGATCGGGGAAAAAGGCCAGGACGCTCTGGCCCGCTCGCGCGTCGCGATCGTGGGCATGGGCGCGCTCGGCACCGTGCTCGCGAACCATATGGTCCGTGCCGGAGTCGGCTTCGTGCGCCTGATCGACCGCGACTTCGTCGAGGCGAGCAATCTGCAGCGGCAGATGCTGTACGACGAAGCCGATGCCGCCGCCGCGGCGCCCAAGGCGATCGCCGCGGCCGAGCGGCTGCGGCAGGCGAATTCCGCGGTCACGATCGAGCCGATCGTGCAGGACGTGAACGCGACAAACGCCGAGCAGCTGCTCGGCGATGTCGACTTGATATTGGACGGATCGGACAACTTCTCCGTCCGCTTTTTGATCAACGATGTGAGCGTGAAACGCCGCATCCCGTGGATTTACGGCGGCGCGGTCAGCTCCCGCGGCGTGTCGATGACGGTCGTGCCGGGGGAGACACCGTGCCTGCGCTGCATGTTCGGCCAGGCGCCCGCCCAGGGCACGACGGAAACGTGCGACACCGCCGGCGTTATCGGCGCGATCATCCATGTCGTCGCCTCGCACCAGGCGGCGGAGGCTTTAAAGCTGCTGGTCGGCGACAAGGCCCATCTCAACCGCAAAATGATGCACTGGGACCTGTGGTACAACCAATTTTCCGCCGTCGATGTGAGCGGCGCGCGCAAGCCGGCTTGTCCGGCCTGCGGCGAGCACCGCTACGATTACCTCGACGCGGAGATCGAAGGGGAAACGATCCAGTCGCTGTGCGGCCGCAACTCCGTGCAGATTCACCCGGTCCAACCTGTCCGGCTGCCGCTGGCGGAATGGGCCGAGAAGCTGAAGCCGCTCGGAACGGTGGAGCTCAATCCGTTTTTGCTGAAGTTTCACGTCAGCGATGAGATGAAGCTCGTCCTGTTCCCGGACGGCCGCTGCATCGTGCAGGGTACGGACGACATCACCGCGGCCAAAAGCTTGTACAGCCGCTACGTCGGGATGTAG
- the yfkAB gene encoding radical SAM/CxCxxxxC motif protein YfkAB: MDNMIKQTANSPLRPLSPEYDPWDPIRSLDAYGKHVITSVELTVTNLCNMRCEHCAVGDSLTLADAPRIPLADILRRLDELEQLETISITGGEPSYHEKTVRDYIVPILKYARERGVRSQINSNITLDLSRYEMMAPYLDVMHISFNYLNADDFHEVGFVRSDRPVGRETAVKLYERMVENAIALSKGGMFVSAESMINYRTHEKLPGIHRLIAEMGCRRHEVHPMYPSAFAANLPLLTLEQIRTAIHRLLDSRKQDLWMLLGTLPFYACSPDEEDRKLLERLRREPNVTVRNDPDGRNRLNVNTFTGDVYVTDFSDVPALGNIHRDALQDVFRRWTEHPLNRAVGCHCPAVRCCGPNLLVVDSYYRDVDFTRRKAIV, from the coding sequence ATGGACAATATGATCAAACAAACAGCCAATTCTCCTTTGCGGCCGCTTTCTCCCGAATACGATCCGTGGGATCCGATCCGTTCGCTGGACGCATACGGCAAACACGTGATTACAAGCGTGGAACTGACGGTTACGAACTTGTGCAATATGCGCTGCGAGCACTGCGCGGTCGGCGACTCGCTTACGCTGGCCGATGCGCCGAGAATTCCGCTGGCCGACATTTTGCGGCGGCTCGACGAATTGGAGCAGCTTGAGACGATCAGCATTACCGGCGGTGAGCCTTCCTATCATGAGAAAACGGTAAGGGACTACATCGTTCCCATTTTAAAATATGCCCGCGAACGCGGCGTCCGGTCGCAAATCAATTCCAACATTACCCTGGATCTGTCCAGGTATGAGATGATGGCGCCTTACCTCGACGTGATGCATATTTCGTTTAACTATTTAAACGCCGACGACTTCCACGAGGTCGGCTTTGTCCGGTCGGACCGGCCTGTCGGCAGGGAAACGGCGGTCAAGCTGTACGAGCGGATGGTGGAAAATGCGATCGCGCTCAGTAAAGGCGGCATGTTCGTATCCGCCGAGTCGATGATCAACTACCGCACGCACGAGAAGCTTCCCGGCATTCACCGGCTGATCGCGGAGATGGGCTGCAGGCGGCATGAGGTGCATCCGATGTACCCGAGCGCCTTTGCGGCGAATCTCCCGCTTCTCACGCTGGAGCAAATCCGCACGGCGATTCATCGGCTACTGGACAGCCGCAAGCAGGACCTGTGGATGCTGCTGGGCACGCTGCCGTTTTACGCCTGCAGTCCGGATGAGGAAGACCGGAAGCTGCTGGAGCGGCTGCGCCGGGAACCGAACGTGACGGTCCGCAACGATCCGGACGGGCGCAACCGCCTGAACGTCAACACCTTTACGGGTGACGTATATGTCACCGACTTCTCCGACGTGCCGGCGCTCGGCAACATTCACCGGGATGCGCTGCAGGACGTGTTCCGGCGCTGGACCGAGCATCCGCTGAACCGCGCGGTGGGCTGCCACTGCCCGGCCGTCCGCTGCTGCGGCCCGAATTTGCTCGTCGTCGACTCGTATTACCGCGACGTCGATTTTACCCGGCGCAAGGCGATTGTATAG
- a CDS encoding undecaprenyl-diphosphate phosphatase → MYSLWDALIIGIVEGLTEFLPVSSTGHMILTQSLLGIPESDEMMKTFEVVIQLGAILAVVLIYWKRIFRLFGLAGREEQRGPKLNLLHIAIAIVPALGLAFIGRHFIKDYLFSPTTVLIGLVLGGVFLIIGERQQPKVTATDMDQLTYKQTLFIGIAQCLSLWPGFSRSGATIAGGMLAGASRGAAADFTFLIAIPVMVAATGYELLDSYKVLLSGSMAFFAVGFVVSFIVALLAVVTFIKLVSRLSLTYFAYYRFAAAVLYAIWLFSGK, encoded by the coding sequence ATGTACAGTTTATGGGACGCACTCATTATCGGCATCGTGGAAGGACTAACGGAATTTTTGCCGGTGTCCTCGACCGGACACATGATTTTGACGCAGTCGCTCCTTGGCATTCCGGAATCGGACGAAATGATGAAGACGTTCGAAGTGGTCATTCAGCTCGGCGCGATTCTCGCCGTCGTGCTGATCTACTGGAAGCGGATATTCCGCTTGTTCGGCCTGGCGGGGCGCGAAGAGCAGCGGGGACCGAAGCTCAACCTGCTGCACATCGCGATTGCGATCGTGCCGGCATTGGGTCTTGCTTTTATCGGCCGGCATTTCATTAAAGATTATTTGTTCTCGCCGACGACGGTGCTGATCGGTCTTGTGCTCGGCGGCGTCTTCCTCATTATCGGGGAGAGGCAGCAGCCGAAAGTGACCGCAACCGACATGGATCAGCTCACCTACAAGCAGACGCTGTTTATAGGCATCGCGCAATGCTTGTCGCTATGGCCGGGTTTCTCCCGTTCCGGGGCGACGATTGCCGGCGGCATGCTGGCAGGGGCAAGCCGCGGAGCGGCGGCCGACTTTACGTTTCTGATTGCGATTCCCGTCATGGTCGCGGCGACCGGTTACGAGCTGTTGGACAGCTACAAAGTGCTGCTGTCGGGGTCTATGGCGTTTTTCGCGGTGGGCTTCGTCGTATCCTTTATCGTGGCGCTGCTGGCGGTCGTCACCTTCATTAAGCTGGTATCAAGGCTGTCCCTGACGTATTTCGCCTATTATCGGTTTGCGGCTGCGGTGCTTTATGCCATCTGGTTATTTTCGGGCAAATAG
- a CDS encoding hemolysin family protein: protein MLLVLFLVLLNGFFVAAEFALVKVRISRLQQLQNEGNTRAKYALAVTKKLDAYLSATQLGITLASLGLGWVGEPAVAHLIVDPTLALFHMENAVFSKPLSFGVSFAVITFLHIVLGELAPKSLAIQKSEQTSLWLAAPLLFFYKVFRPAIWLLNGAANRVLRWLGIAMASEKEAAHTEEEIRLLMDESARSGIIDKDEMALFDNVFEFSDRLAREVMLPRTDMDCLFIEWNWEDNMELVYKTKHTRYPVALSDKDNIVGFVHITDLLTADPDEPHELKDFLRPILTVPESMEVSKVLKLMQKRHSQLAIVIDEYGGTAGLLTTEEILEEIVGELHDEFDEDERPPIEVNGDITTVDGRMLLEDINDLMHLDLEDDEVDSIGGWLFTKLEGTPAKGKKAAHGSYIFEVAEVKRLRILRVSIYRKDLQHTAEKLEESSPKVR, encoded by the coding sequence ATGCTGCTCGTGCTGTTTCTGGTGCTGCTTAACGGTTTCTTCGTCGCGGCGGAATTCGCGCTGGTCAAGGTGCGCATCAGTCGGCTGCAGCAGCTGCAAAACGAAGGAAACACCCGCGCCAAATACGCGCTGGCGGTGACGAAAAAGCTTGACGCCTACTTGTCGGCCACGCAGCTCGGGATTACGCTCGCCTCGCTCGGGCTCGGCTGGGTCGGTGAGCCGGCGGTCGCCCATCTGATCGTGGATCCCACACTGGCGCTGTTCCATATGGAAAATGCGGTGTTCAGCAAGCCGCTGTCGTTCGGCGTTTCGTTCGCCGTGATCACGTTCCTGCATATCGTGCTGGGAGAGCTGGCCCCGAAATCGCTGGCGATCCAAAAGTCGGAGCAAACCTCGCTGTGGCTCGCGGCGCCGCTGCTGTTTTTTTACAAGGTGTTTCGCCCGGCGATCTGGCTGCTCAACGGCGCGGCGAATCGTGTCCTGCGCTGGCTCGGCATCGCCATGGCCTCGGAGAAGGAAGCGGCTCACACCGAAGAAGAGATTCGCCTGCTGATGGATGAGAGCGCCCGAAGCGGCATCATCGATAAAGACGAGATGGCGCTGTTCGACAACGTCTTCGAGTTTTCCGACCGGCTGGCGCGCGAGGTCATGCTTCCCCGGACCGACATGGACTGCCTCTTTATCGAATGGAACTGGGAAGACAATATGGAGCTGGTGTACAAGACGAAGCACACGCGTTATCCCGTCGCCCTGAGCGACAAGGACAACATCGTCGGCTTCGTCCATATTACCGACCTGCTGACCGCCGACCCGGATGAACCTCACGAGCTCAAAGATTTTTTACGGCCGATTTTGACGGTTCCCGAATCGATGGAAGTAAGCAAGGTGTTGAAGCTGATGCAAAAGCGCCATTCCCAGCTCGCCATCGTCATCGATGAGTACGGCGGCACCGCGGGACTTTTGACAACGGAGGAAATATTGGAGGAGATCGTCGGGGAGCTTCATGACGAATTTGACGAAGACGAACGCCCGCCGATCGAGGTGAACGGCGACATCACCACGGTCGACGGACGCATGCTCCTGGAAGATATCAACGACCTGATGCACCTGGATCTGGAGGATGACGAGGTGGACTCGATCGGGGGCTGGCTTTTCACGAAACTGGAGGGCACGCCGGCCAAAGGGAAGAAGGCCGCACACGGGTCCTACATATTTGAAGTGGCGGAAGTGAAACGTTTGC
- a CDS encoding stalk domain-containing protein — MKKSITAVIAAAAFILSTPTVTKADEAIPVFINGEKISFEVQPFIEEGTTMVPFRPVFENLGLTVSWDGETQTVKGTRNNLTIELQIGSTTAKLNSATENLALAPKIVNGNTFVPLRFIGEAADKYVVWDEKKHSIFLRDDVATYMQNTLYYTDKQVTYVGDMKDGQRNGRGTLYADKKLVFEGEFKDNRINGTGTLYWQGGQKLYEGQWSKGFMNGSGKLYKEDGRLWYDGITMVDNSIQGTGTFYYNNGAFYKGELVDGIGSGQGKFFNENGKLVYEGQFKEGLFEGKGKMFYADGNLKFEGEFHEDEASGMGKQYSPSGVITYEGYFKNGIRNGQGTLYNSDGTVKFKGMFKDGKPVPDSK; from the coding sequence ATGAAAAAGTCGATCACAGCTGTAATTGCAGCCGCCGCTTTTATTTTGAGTACGCCGACGGTAACCAAAGCGGATGAAGCGATCCCTGTTTTTATCAACGGTGAAAAGATCTCGTTTGAAGTTCAACCGTTTATAGAAGAAGGTACGACGATGGTACCGTTTCGCCCCGTATTCGAAAATTTGGGCTTAACCGTCAGTTGGGACGGCGAAACGCAAACGGTGAAGGGGACGCGGAATAACTTAACGATCGAACTTCAAATCGGGAGCACAACCGCCAAACTCAATAGTGCGACAGAGAATCTTGCCCTGGCGCCGAAGATAGTGAATGGAAATACGTTTGTTCCACTTCGCTTTATTGGCGAAGCGGCGGATAAATATGTAGTCTGGGACGAGAAAAAGCACTCTATTTTTCTGCGAGACGATGTAGCTACGTACATGCAAAATACGCTTTATTATACCGATAAGCAAGTGACTTATGTCGGGGATATGAAAGACGGCCAAAGGAACGGGCGGGGTACACTTTATGCCGATAAAAAGCTTGTTTTTGAAGGGGAGTTTAAAGATAACCGAATCAACGGCACCGGCACCCTTTATTGGCAGGGAGGGCAGAAGCTTTACGAAGGGCAATGGTCTAAAGGGTTCATGAACGGCTCCGGTAAGCTGTACAAGGAAGATGGAAGGCTTTGGTATGACGGCATCACGATGGTCGATAATTCCATTCAAGGTACAGGGACGTTTTACTACAACAACGGCGCCTTTTATAAGGGGGAACTGGTTGACGGGATTGGCTCCGGGCAAGGGAAATTTTTTAATGAAAATGGGAAGTTGGTCTACGAAGGTCAATTCAAGGAGGGCTTGTTCGAAGGAAAAGGGAAAATGTTTTATGCCGACGGCAACTTAAAATTTGAAGGAGAATTTCATGAGGATGAAGCAAGCGGTATGGGCAAACAATACAGCCCGTCCGGTGTTATCACATACGAAGGCTACTTTAAGAACGGAATAAGAAACGGACAAGGTACGCTTTATAATTCGGATGGAACCGTGAAATTCAAAGGAATGTTCAAAGATGGGAAACCGGTTCCGGACTCCAAATAA
- a CDS encoding C40 family peptidase: MHPRSRKIIMFSTAVSLALTTACAGKQGAVPAPQQTPSQMEQIKMQQAPSSDYRALDAQDKELPIVTIAGVKYVSARDLVDTLQYQSDWDAATKTLAIGDNDASYELVVDSTKARKEDAEVVLANAPVLQGDTAYLPVSAVADLFKEDMSYDISDDRMIVHATNDPVAERIDEDGVAPAELDFADDPNDPFKGGDENAAEAPAAVTDVPEELPVTTPVSWQDEDAVPVIKNVDINALVRKGRQYMGVQYKFGTGSYAKTGYFDCSTFTGYVFGKFGINLPRTARAQARQGVWVSRKSLRKGDLMFFAVPGRFKSNKIVGHVGIYIGNGQMLHASPAPKNGVQISNINKAYWKKTFLTAKRVAF, encoded by the coding sequence ATGCATCCGAGAAGCCGCAAAATCATTATGTTCTCCACAGCTGTATCTTTAGCCCTGACCACCGCTTGTGCAGGTAAGCAAGGGGCGGTTCCGGCACCGCAGCAGACGCCGTCGCAGATGGAGCAGATCAAAATGCAGCAGGCGCCCTCGTCCGATTACCGCGCTTTGGATGCGCAGGACAAGGAGCTGCCGATCGTCACCATAGCGGGCGTCAAATACGTGTCCGCCCGGGATTTGGTCGATACGCTGCAGTACCAGTCCGATTGGGACGCCGCGACGAAGACGCTGGCCATAGGCGATAACGACGCCTCCTACGAACTCGTCGTGGATTCCACCAAGGCGCGCAAGGAAGATGCCGAAGTGGTGCTCGCGAATGCCCCTGTGCTGCAAGGGGATACGGCTTATTTGCCCGTCAGCGCGGTGGCCGATTTGTTCAAGGAAGACATGAGTTATGACATTTCAGACGATCGCATGATCGTGCATGCGACGAACGATCCGGTGGCGGAACGCATCGACGAGGATGGCGTCGCCCCGGCCGAGCTGGATTTTGCCGACGACCCGAACGATCCGTTTAAAGGCGGGGACGAAAATGCGGCGGAAGCGCCGGCGGCCGTGACGGACGTTCCCGAGGAGCTGCCGGTGACCACTCCGGTCTCCTGGCAGGACGAAGATGCGGTGCCCGTGATCAAAAACGTCGATATAAACGCGTTAGTGCGCAAAGGGCGCCAGTATATGGGGGTACAATACAAGTTCGGCACAGGGTCTTATGCGAAAACGGGGTATTTCGACTGCTCGACCTTTACCGGCTACGTCTTCGGCAAGTTCGGAATTAATTTGCCCCGTACCGCCCGGGCCCAGGCGCGTCAAGGCGTGTGGGTAAGCAGAAAAAGCCTCCGCAAGGGAGACTTGATGTTTTTCGCGGTGCCGGGCCGATTCAAATCGAACAAAATCGTCGGCCACGTCGGCATCTATATTGGGAACGGGCAAATGCTGCATGCGTCCCCTGCGCCGAAAAACGGCGTGCAAATTTCGAATATCAATAAAGCTTATTGGAAAAAGACGTTTCTGACTGCGAAAAGGGTGGCCTTTTAG